The following coding sequences lie in one SAR202 cluster bacterium genomic window:
- a CDS encoding Gfo/Idh/MocA family oxidoreductase, with the protein MTRNAQYKVGMVGCGRQGTQHARGFTLHPSTEVVAIADPDPENLELACKRFNARGYSSSEEMYRNEKLDIVDCVLPVSINPTEVIKAAELSGAKGIVSEKPIAALLSDADRMVAACASRGIPWQGGNVDRCISQLWEAKRLIDSGEIGEVKTINLYEKTMQGGVQGISVIQMFAGDADVEWVTGWTNGDPFGEGDDDYQGIGGYIRFKNGIECFVHASPIAMRGLSVLGTNGTFVTDKRNHAFYKKADGSDKTVLSNLKRDDTIKFKPMRSHAEGGRDAEGWEYPGDRLMGCVQSIVDAVEKGVEPRCPGYIHRKSLEISIAMRESARRNHSPVRLPLVSRNYRMLPEKYRWMNKKELYGKEWYAEQIGEAQKKG; encoded by the coding sequence ATGACCAGGAACGCGCAGTACAAGGTCGGCATGGTCGGCTGCGGCAGGCAGGGCACACAGCATGCGCGCGGCTTCACCCTCCACCCGTCCACAGAGGTCGTCGCGATCGCCGATCCCGACCCCGAAAACCTGGAGCTCGCCTGCAAGCGCTTCAACGCCCGCGGCTATAGCAGCTCAGAAGAGATGTACCGCAACGAGAAGCTGGATATCGTCGATTGCGTCCTCCCCGTCTCAATTAACCCCACTGAGGTCATTAAAGCAGCGGAGCTTTCCGGCGCGAAGGGCATAGTCTCCGAGAAGCCGATCGCTGCGCTGCTTTCCGATGCTGACCGTATGGTGGCCGCCTGCGCCTCCCGCGGCATCCCGTGGCAGGGGGGCAACGTCGACCGGTGCATCTCCCAGCTATGGGAGGCAAAGCGGCTGATCGACTCCGGCGAGATCGGCGAGGTGAAGACGATCAACCTCTACGAGAAGACGATGCAGGGCGGCGTGCAGGGGATCAGCGTTATACAGATGTTCGCGGGCGATGCCGATGTGGAGTGGGTGACGGGCTGGACGAACGGCGACCCCTTCGGCGAGGGCGACGACGACTACCAGGGGATCGGCGGCTACATCCGCTTCAAGAACGGCATCGAGTGCTTCGTCCACGCAAGCCCAATTGCGATGCGCGGCCTGAGCGTACTGGGCACAAACGGCACCTTCGTGACCGACAAGCGCAACCACGCCTTCTACAAGAAGGCCGACGGCTCGGACAAGACGGTGCTCTCGAACCTGAAGCGCGACGATACGATCAAGTTCAAGCCGATGCGCTCGCACGCCGAGGGCGGCCGCGACGCCGAGGGCTGGGAGTACCCGGGCGACCGCCTCATGGGCTGCGTGCAGTCGATAGTGGATGCCGTCGAGAAGGGCGTTGAGCCGCGCTGCCCGGGCTACATCCACCGCAAATCGCTGGAGATCAGCATTGCGATGCGGGAGTCCGCCCGCCGTAACCACTCGCCGGTCAGGCTGCCCCTCGTTTCCCGCAACTACCGGATGCTCCCTGAGAAGTACCGCTGGATGAACAAGAAGGAGCTTTACGGCAAGGAGTGGTACGCGGAGCAGATCGGTGAGGCGCAGAAGAAGGGGTAG
- a CDS encoding DUF2332 domain-containing protein, which translates to MTATTYTIESAAARFARAAQTEYRGESALYERLALGVKDDPELLAIAAHARFGQPVSNLFFAAVRYLLFEEPSHPLEHHFPGKTQGKALAGDPYPSLRSFCLEHADAIRNIVSTRQVQTNEVGRCSVLLPALGVVTKAGGDLPLAMVDVGASAGLNLLWDSYSYDYGDGVVHGNANSPVSVRCEVKGTARPPVPMTFPAVACRVGIDLAPVDVRDSDAVRWLRALVWPEMNARLETLEHAIELAQSEPPDVRRGDALEVLPAVLSEMPVAATIVVYHSHTLNQWGEDARKRLFTMLVEASTLRPVYRVAMEWTGQWPEMKLLTYRDGVETVTKLANYQPHGKWIEWTV; encoded by the coding sequence ATGACGGCTACCACCTACACGATTGAATCCGCCGCCGCGCGGTTCGCGCGCGCGGCCCAAACGGAGTACCGCGGCGAGTCGGCCTTGTATGAAAGGCTGGCGCTCGGGGTGAAGGACGATCCTGAATTGCTGGCGATAGCAGCGCATGCGCGCTTCGGGCAGCCGGTAAGTAATCTCTTCTTTGCGGCAGTCCGGTACCTGCTGTTCGAGGAACCCAGCCACCCGCTCGAGCATCACTTTCCCGGCAAGACGCAGGGGAAGGCACTGGCCGGCGATCCCTATCCCAGCTTACGGTCCTTCTGCCTGGAGCACGCCGACGCGATTCGCAACATTGTCTCAACCCGGCAGGTGCAGACGAACGAGGTTGGGCGTTGCTCGGTGCTGCTGCCGGCGCTGGGCGTAGTGACCAAGGCAGGCGGAGACCTGCCGCTGGCAATGGTGGACGTCGGGGCGAGCGCGGGGCTGAACTTGCTGTGGGACAGCTACTCCTACGACTACGGCGACGGCGTCGTGCACGGAAACGCAAATTCTCCTGTGTCGGTCAGATGCGAAGTCAAAGGTACCGCCAGGCCGCCGGTGCCGATGACGTTTCCCGCAGTCGCATGCCGCGTTGGAATAGACCTGGCCCCGGTGGACGTGCGCGACTCGGACGCGGTGCGTTGGCTGAGGGCGCTCGTGTGGCCGGAGATGAATGCCCGTTTAGAAACTCTCGAACATGCCATAGAGCTTGCGCAGAGTGAACCGCCTGATGTGCGCCGAGGTGACGCGCTGGAGGTCCTGCCCGCCGTCCTGTCGGAAATGCCTGTGGCGGCGACGATAGTGGTGTACCATTCGCACACCCTGAACCAGTGGGGCGAGGACGCTCGCAAGCGGCTCTTCACAATGCTGGTGGAGGCATCAACACTGAGGCCGGTGTACCGAGTGGCGATGGAGTGGACGGGGCAATGGCCGGAGATGAAGCTGTTGACGTACAGGGATGGTGTGGAAACGGTGACTAAACTGGCGAACTACCAGCCGCACGGCAAGTGGATAGAGTGGACGGTGTAA
- a CDS encoding DUF1501 domain-containing protein: MTTTAKPPVLVVLQLSGGNDYMNTVVPYADPHYYDNRPILKVPEEKVLKLNDEIGLNPELRAFKEIFDKGELAVINGVGFENSTRSHFRAMDIWHTSEPDKVGTEGWLGRAIRELDPKGENPVTAVNVGSGLPRALVAPGVSVASVADLKSYGLLTSIEVKEQREKLLQRFAAMYAPAVGYGPVMEYLSQTGLDALKGADMLKAAPDMYNSSVEYANKALSKKMRDISMIHQANLGTRVFYTEFGGFDTHASQGPNHPKLLNEVSTAIADFWDDLRQNNADENVVLFVFSEFGRRVKENGSGTDHGAAGASFVMGPRVKGGIYNDYPEIQLEKLREGDLAPNMDFRSVYTTLLEDWFSLDAAPIVNGQFSKPGFITK; encoded by the coding sequence ATGACAACAACGGCAAAGCCTCCCGTCCTGGTTGTGCTGCAGCTCAGCGGCGGCAACGACTACATGAACACGGTCGTGCCCTACGCCGACCCGCACTACTACGACAACCGGCCGATCCTGAAGGTGCCTGAAGAGAAGGTCCTGAAGCTGAACGATGAGATCGGCCTCAACCCCGAGCTCAGGGCGTTCAAGGAGATCTTCGACAAGGGGGAGCTGGCCGTCATAAACGGCGTAGGCTTCGAAAACTCCACGCGCTCACACTTCAGGGCGATGGACATCTGGCACACATCGGAGCCGGACAAGGTGGGCACCGAGGGCTGGCTCGGCCGTGCGATTCGCGAGCTGGACCCGAAGGGCGAGAACCCGGTGACCGCGGTGAACGTCGGCTCCGGTCTGCCCCGCGCGCTCGTCGCGCCCGGCGTATCGGTCGCGTCCGTCGCGGACCTCAAGAGCTACGGCCTGCTGACCAGCATCGAGGTGAAGGAGCAGCGCGAAAAGCTCCTCCAGCGCTTCGCCGCCATGTACGCCCCGGCGGTCGGATACGGCCCGGTCATGGAGTACCTCAGCCAGACCGGCCTGGACGCCCTGAAGGGCGCGGACATGCTGAAGGCAGCGCCGGACATGTACAACTCCAGCGTGGAGTACGCGAACAAGGCGCTGTCCAAGAAGATGCGCGATATCTCCATGATCCATCAGGCCAACCTTGGCACGAGGGTCTTCTATACGGAGTTCGGCGGCTTCGACACCCACGCCAGCCAGGGTCCGAACCATCCGAAGCTCCTGAACGAGGTCTCGACCGCTATCGCCGACTTCTGGGACGACCTGCGGCAGAACAACGCGGACGAGAACGTCGTCCTGTTCGTCTTCTCTGAGTTCGGCCGCCGCGTGAAGGAGAACGGCTCCGGCACGGACCACGGCGCGGCCGGTGCGTCGTTCGTCATGGGCCCGAGGGTCAAGGGCGGCATATACAACGACTATCCTGAGATCCAGCTCGAGAAGCTTCGCGAGGGCGACCTTGCGCCGAACATGGACTTCCGCAGCGTCTACACCACGCTGCTGGAGGACTGGTTCAGCCTGGACGCGGCGCCAATAGTAAACGGCCAGTTCAGCAAGCCCGGCTTTATCACGAAGTAA
- a CDS encoding DUF1800 domain-containing protein has protein sequence MTDQQDIALISHLMRRAGFGATRAEVEALAKNGYEAAVEQLLHPESQPEFDEYELYRYHPLAEFTAYLQQGQMNWLYRMAVSSRPLEEKMALFWHHVFATGHAKVEATYDLLAQIQMFRDHGMGNLRDLLVRLAQDPAMIFWLDNNENHKRQPNENWGRELLELFSMGIGNYTEKDVFEVSRAFTGWTFSHKIPIHPWGPFNWKFEYRPQDHDFGDKTFLGHTGKFNGEDIVDIIVQQQGCHTFIARHLYNFFVADEPQVPAWSIEPPRDPAAIEFLSDKLRDSNYELKPVLRAMFNADFFKQATYKRVKSPIELVISTLRLTGDMAGPDPRWGMLGELTTNMGQKVLDPPSVEGWHTGLEWINSGSLMQRVNFAAARLGNPELPGVKELIGRIAASNGKLMSPEALVDHCLDLVGPLTVKAQTRHELIGHVAPGGPLKWTTQAEYAKSSQRAAEVLALIAGTREFQFE, from the coding sequence ATGACGGACCAGCAAGATATTGCGCTGATATCTCACCTGATGCGCCGCGCCGGCTTCGGGGCCACTCGCGCCGAAGTCGAGGCCCTTGCGAAGAACGGGTACGAGGCCGCCGTTGAGCAGCTCCTGCATCCGGAGAGCCAGCCCGAGTTCGACGAGTACGAGCTGTACCGCTACCACCCGCTCGCCGAGTTCACCGCGTATCTTCAGCAAGGCCAGATGAACTGGCTCTACCGCATGGCCGTCTCCAGTCGTCCGCTCGAAGAGAAGATGGCGCTGTTCTGGCACCACGTTTTCGCGACCGGCCACGCAAAGGTTGAGGCCACGTACGACCTGCTCGCACAGATACAAATGTTCCGGGACCATGGCATGGGCAACCTGCGCGACCTGCTCGTCCGGCTGGCCCAGGACCCCGCGATGATCTTTTGGCTGGACAACAACGAGAACCACAAGCGCCAGCCGAACGAAAACTGGGGTAGGGAGCTTCTCGAGCTCTTTTCAATGGGCATCGGCAACTACACGGAGAAAGATGTTTTCGAGGTCTCCCGCGCCTTTACCGGTTGGACATTTTCCCACAAGATTCCGATCCACCCCTGGGGCCCGTTCAACTGGAAGTTCGAATACAGGCCACAGGACCACGACTTCGGCGACAAGACGTTCCTTGGGCACACGGGCAAGTTCAACGGTGAGGACATCGTGGACATTATTGTCCAGCAGCAGGGCTGCCATACGTTCATAGCACGTCACCTCTACAACTTTTTCGTGGCCGACGAGCCGCAAGTCCCCGCGTGGTCGATCGAGCCTCCCCGCGATCCGGCGGCGATAGAGTTTCTTTCAGACAAGCTCAGGGACTCCAATTACGAGCTAAAGCCCGTACTGCGGGCGATGTTCAATGCCGATTTCTTCAAGCAGGCGACGTACAAGAGGGTTAAGAGCCCAATCGAGCTGGTTATCTCCACGCTTCGCCTGACAGGCGACATGGCCGGCCCTGACCCGAGGTGGGGCATGCTGGGAGAGCTGACGACAAACATGGGCCAGAAGGTGCTGGACCCCCCTAGCGTGGAGGGGTGGCACACCGGCCTGGAGTGGATCAACAGCGGCTCCCTCATGCAGCGCGTGAACTTCGCCGCCGCGCGCCTTGGCAACCCGGAGCTGCCTGGGGTGAAGGAGTTAATCGGCCGTATCGCCGCCTCCAACGGCAAGCTAATGTCGCCGGAGGCCCTCGTCGACCACTGCCTGGACCTCGTCGGTCCGCTGACAGTGAAAGCGCAGACGAGGCATGAGCTCATCGGGCACGTCGCCCCCGGCGGCCCGCTGAAATGGACCACACAAGCAGAGTATGCAAAGTCGTCGCAGCGCGCTGCCGAGGTACTGGCGTTGATCGCCGGCACCAGAGAGTTCCAGTTCGAATAG
- a CDS encoding sugar phosphate isomerase/epimerase, with the protein MIQETDYENRRTVAVQGLAVAKVTAVSSLGWAHYTLYEILPRMKALGFKRMEIASFGSYSFHFNFGSPTPPELVGMLKATGLTPINLNFSHGIYWAYVPEDIDRFVADWSRKLPHLVEAGIPMMTMPFGWRNERPDQEFQLANAVRAFDRVGDIAKKMGIRMLMEAPHLYSIINRPHHVEWVLERLSTDNVGVLVDSSHWGIINYEPEVFFKALGSRLWHVHLRDATGPDTADGNQELELTPGKGTADFAKFGQALDTVGYKGDVSLEFEYRDSTFEDIDKEFRDGVAHLAKTGWKLPETVKV; encoded by the coding sequence ATGATTCAGGAGACCGACTATGAAAATAGGCGGACTGTTGCTGTTCAAGGACTGGCTGTGGCAAAGGTAACCGCCGTTTCCTCTCTTGGCTGGGCGCACTATACGCTTTACGAGATCCTCCCCAGGATGAAGGCGCTGGGGTTCAAGAGAATGGAGATCGCCAGCTTCGGCTCGTATAGCTTCCATTTCAACTTCGGAAGCCCTACGCCGCCTGAGCTCGTCGGCATGCTGAAGGCCACCGGACTGACGCCGATAAACCTCAACTTCTCCCACGGCATCTACTGGGCGTACGTTCCGGAAGACATTGACAGGTTCGTCGCGGACTGGTCGCGGAAGCTGCCGCACCTGGTTGAGGCCGGGATCCCGATGATGACGATGCCGTTTGGGTGGCGCAACGAGCGTCCCGACCAGGAGTTCCAGCTCGCGAACGCCGTCAGGGCCTTCGACAGGGTAGGGGATATTGCGAAGAAGATGGGCATCCGCATGCTGATGGAGGCCCCCCACCTTTACAGCATCATCAACCGGCCTCACCATGTCGAGTGGGTGCTGGAGCGGCTCAGCACGGACAACGTTGGCGTGCTTGTAGACAGCAGCCACTGGGGCATCATCAACTATGAGCCGGAGGTCTTCTTCAAGGCGCTCGGCAGCCGCCTCTGGCACGTCCACCTGAGGGACGCCACCGGGCCGGACACGGCGGACGGCAACCAGGAGCTGGAGCTCACGCCGGGCAAGGGCACCGCAGACTTCGCGAAGTTCGGCCAGGCGCTGGACACGGTCGGCTACAAGGGAGATGTGTCCCTCGAGTTCGAATACCGCGATTCAACATTCGAGGATATAGATAAAGAGTTCAGGGATGGGGTCGCCCACCTGGCGAAGACGGGCTGGAAGCTTCCTGAAACGGTAAAGGTGTAA
- a CDS encoding dihydrodipicolinate synthase family protein: MVQKRYPQGMLGACNTPWNEKYQLDEKVFERHLKATLALGYKDLYVMGTAGEGYAVNDAQFRNIVDVFVSVAKKPGVNPQVGVISLSMSAIIDRIKYGYDKGVRLFQLSLPSWGIVSDTEMMTFFKTVCGTYPDAKFLHYNLIRTKRVLTGDDYRKIADAVPNLVATKNSSYDMNAIRDMMVKAPEIQHFFVQNAFAYGATLGECSLLCSLGGVFPNLTKELFDTARTGNVKRSFEINNRMIEVAKGLLGHLKSPYVDGAYDKSLEALANPEFPRRLLPPYETISEADFAVMKKYYEEQCRDIS; the protein is encoded by the coding sequence ATGGTCCAGAAGCGATACCCCCAGGGGATGCTCGGCGCGTGCAACACCCCATGGAACGAAAAATACCAGCTTGATGAGAAGGTCTTCGAGCGACATCTCAAGGCGACCCTGGCGCTGGGGTACAAGGACCTGTACGTCATGGGCACGGCTGGCGAGGGCTACGCGGTGAACGACGCCCAGTTCCGCAACATTGTGGACGTGTTTGTTTCCGTGGCCAAGAAGCCCGGCGTCAATCCCCAGGTTGGCGTGATCAGCCTGTCGATGAGCGCGATTATCGACCGCATAAAGTACGGCTACGACAAGGGCGTGCGGCTATTCCAGCTTTCGCTGCCGTCCTGGGGCATTGTCTCCGATACCGAGATGATGACCTTCTTCAAGACCGTGTGCGGCACATACCCGGACGCGAAGTTTCTCCACTACAACCTCATTCGCACCAAGCGCGTCCTGACCGGCGACGACTACCGCAAGATCGCCGACGCGGTGCCTAACCTGGTCGCCACCAAGAATAGCTCATACGATATGAACGCGATCAGGGACATGATGGTGAAGGCGCCTGAGATCCAGCACTTTTTCGTCCAGAACGCCTTCGCCTACGGGGCGACGCTGGGAGAGTGCTCACTCCTGTGCAGCCTTGGCGGCGTGTTCCCCAACCTGACTAAGGAGCTGTTCGATACCGCTCGGACAGGCAACGTAAAGCGATCGTTTGAAATCAACAACCGGATGATAGAGGTCGCCAAGGGGCTTCTCGGCCACCTGAAGAGCCCGTACGTGGACGGCGCGTACGACAAGTCGCTCGAGGCGCTGGCCAACCCCGAGTTCCCGCGGCGGCTCCTGCCCCCGTACGAGACCATTTCCGAAGCTGACTTCGCTGTTATGAAGAAGTACTACGAAGAGCAGTGCCGGGACATTTCCTGA
- a CDS encoding SGNH/GDSL hydrolase family protein, which translates to MLGVAWGPPRQSYSGVTTMKSVILIGDSIRMGYQTYVERQLAGFATVWGPEKNGETSQNVLANLEEWVLAQEVDIVHLNAGLHDIKRQFGASRGAAENAVPVEAYRKNLDKIIATIKQKKPGVRLVWATTTPVNYHWHHEEKGFDRYEEDVENYNLVAVELARKHGVEVNDLYRLVMRSGRDRLLVKDGVHFNEEGYKMLGKAVAECLKK; encoded by the coding sequence ATGCTAGGAGTCGCTTGGGGCCCTCCCCGGCAAAGCTACTCCGGAGTTACGACAATGAAATCGGTAATTCTCATCGGCGACTCTATCCGCATGGGCTACCAGACATACGTGGAGCGGCAGCTCGCCGGCTTTGCCACCGTCTGGGGGCCGGAGAAGAACGGGGAGACATCGCAGAACGTCCTGGCAAACCTCGAAGAGTGGGTGCTCGCCCAGGAGGTCGACATTGTCCATCTGAACGCCGGGCTGCACGATATTAAGCGCCAATTCGGCGCGTCGCGCGGTGCCGCAGAGAACGCGGTGCCGGTTGAGGCCTATCGCAAGAACCTGGACAAGATCATCGCCACAATCAAGCAGAAGAAGCCGGGTGTGAGGCTGGTCTGGGCGACTACCACGCCGGTCAATTACCACTGGCACCACGAGGAGAAGGGGTTCGACCGCTACGAAGAGGACGTGGAGAACTACAACCTTGTCGCCGTCGAACTGGCGCGCAAGCACGGGGTGGAGGTGAACGACCTCTACCGCCTCGTGATGCGCTCGGGCCGAGACAGGCTCCTGGTGAAGGATGGCGTCCACTTCAACGAGGAAGGGTACAAAATGCTGGGCAAGGCCGTTGCCGAGTGCCTCAAGAAGTGA
- the queA gene encoding tRNA preQ1(34) S-adenosylmethionine ribosyltransferase-isomerase QueA, producing MKITDFDYHLPEELIAQTPIEPRDHSRLMVVSRADGAIAHRRFFDLPEYLRPGDLLVFNDSRVFPARMYGKRTDTGTPIELLLLRRIMEGVWQSLVKPGRKMRSGDRFELTGNGRTVPGQVLTVNDDGSRVIRLGDESAIDALGIIPLPPYIHAPLQDFERYQTVYSRARGSVAAPTAGLHFTPALLERIRAMGAETAFVTLHVGWDTFRPIQVEDTDDHKMHSEYYEITPEAAEAIKRAKREGRRVVTVGTTAVRLLEYAAGVHAATGREGIVSGGSGWANIFIAPGYKFLVPDALITNFHLPKSTLLMLVSAFASRDTILQAYAVAISERYRFYSFGDAMVIL from the coding sequence ATGAAGATCACCGATTTCGACTACCACCTCCCCGAAGAGCTAATCGCCCAGACACCCATCGAGCCGCGCGACCATTCGCGCCTCATGGTGGTTTCACGGGCGGACGGCGCCATAGCGCATCGCCGCTTCTTCGACCTGCCCGAGTACCTGCGCCCGGGCGACCTGCTTGTGTTCAACGACAGCCGGGTCTTCCCCGCGCGCATGTACGGCAAGCGGACGGACACAGGAACGCCTATTGAGCTGCTGCTGCTGCGGCGGATCATGGAAGGGGTGTGGCAGTCGCTGGTCAAGCCCGGGCGCAAGATGCGGTCCGGCGACCGGTTCGAGCTTACAGGCAACGGACGGACGGTCCCGGGCCAGGTGCTGACCGTAAACGACGACGGCTCGCGGGTCATCCGGCTGGGGGACGAGAGCGCGATCGATGCGCTCGGCATCATCCCGCTGCCGCCCTATATCCACGCCCCGCTCCAGGACTTCGAGCGCTACCAGACCGTCTACTCGCGGGCTCGCGGCAGCGTGGCCGCGCCCACGGCGGGCCTGCACTTCACGCCGGCGCTGCTGGAGCGCATCCGCGCCATGGGCGCTGAGACCGCATTCGTAACCCTCCATGTTGGCTGGGACACCTTCCGGCCCATCCAGGTTGAGGACACGGACGACCACAAGATGCACTCGGAGTACTACGAGATCACGCCGGAGGCGGCCGAGGCGATCAAGCGCGCGAAGCGGGAGGGCAGGCGAGTGGTCACGGTGGGCACCACCGCCGTGCGCCTGCTGGAATACGCCGCGGGAGTGCACGCGGCGACCGGCCGCGAGGGCATCGTTTCCGGCGGCTCAGGCTGGGCCAACATCTTCATTGCGCCGGGCTACAAATTCCTCGTGCCGGACGCCCTCATCACCAACTTCCACCTTCCAAAGTCCACGCTGCTCATGCTCGTGAGCGCCTTCGCCTCCCGCGACACCATCCTCCAGGCGTATGCCGTCGCCATCAGCGAGCGCTACCGCTTCTACTCCTTCGGCGACGCGATGGTCATCCTCTAG
- the folD gene encoding bifunctional methylenetetrahydrofolate dehydrogenase/methenyltetrahydrofolate cyclohydrolase FolD has product MSQAKLIDGKEVAAAISAQVSADVSAFKARHSITPTLAVVLVGDNPASVVYVRRKQEGASSVGMQARDVHLPASTSQQELIATVRRLSEDRSVHGILVQLPLPEGLDEYAAIDAIEPMKDVDGLHPVNMGLLVEGRQRYVPATPAGCEELLVRSGYPCDGRHVVVVGRSDIVGKPVSLLLMQKRRGANATVTVCHSRTSNLVEITRQADILIAAIGKPRFITADMVKEGVVVIDVGINEIAAPERKRGYRLVGDVDFDGVAKKAAAITPVPGGVGPMTIAMLLKNTLTAVRLQVEGER; this is encoded by the coding sequence CTGTCCCAAGCCAAGCTCATAGACGGCAAGGAAGTAGCTGCGGCAATTTCCGCCCAGGTCTCGGCCGATGTGTCCGCATTCAAGGCCAGGCACAGCATTACGCCCACGCTCGCCGTGGTGCTGGTGGGGGACAACCCCGCGTCCGTTGTCTACGTGCGGCGCAAGCAGGAAGGGGCTTCGAGCGTGGGCATGCAGGCGCGCGACGTTCATCTCCCCGCGAGCACCAGCCAGCAGGAGCTTATCGCCACGGTCCGCCGACTGAGCGAGGACAGGAGCGTGCACGGCATCCTCGTGCAACTCCCGCTGCCGGAAGGGCTGGACGAGTACGCCGCCATCGACGCCATTGAGCCGATGAAGGACGTGGACGGCCTCCACCCTGTGAACATGGGGCTCCTGGTGGAGGGGCGCCAGCGGTATGTCCCTGCCACTCCGGCGGGCTGCGAGGAGCTCCTGGTCCGCTCCGGCTACCCCTGCGACGGCAGGCACGTCGTCGTCGTCGGCCGCAGCGACATCGTCGGCAAGCCCGTGAGCCTTCTCCTAATGCAGAAGCGCAGGGGCGCGAACGCCACGGTCACCGTATGCCACTCCCGCACTTCGAACCTGGTCGAGATCACCCGGCAGGCGGACATCCTGATCGCCGCCATCGGCAAGCCGCGCTTCATAACGGCGGATATGGTCAAGGAAGGCGTCGTCGTAATCGACGTCGGCATCAATGAGATCGCCGCGCCGGAGCGCAAGCGAGGCTACAGGCTCGTCGGAGACGTCGACTTCGACGGCGTCGCGAAGAAGGCGGCGGCGATCACGCCGGTGCCGGGCGGCGTGGGTCCGATGACAATCGCGATGCTCCTCAAGAACACGCTCACTGCCGTGAGGCTGCAGGTGGAAGGGGAGCGCTAG
- a CDS encoding HNH endonuclease, whose translation MQAEVWVYAWRLTFGGRPSLPNEYRIQMTSVSSPLNLSPQHTLLLGYEPNTGVFAGFDLTKHSTFTPGSSSVQIDIGVVRRALEDGLAFDRKGNDEIAEGIRPDHLLFYAFHSQELHKAGGDAQALKLLERVAEQHQPKLKELEPVAEERKRVVRQVATYTRAANCRHTVWTAYGNRCAVTRLQLRIVEAAHILPVSEGADSIDAVQNGLVLSPNYHKAFDRGLIFLDDKSSMRINSKIVSDLRGLGLDGGLADFQMPLGKIHLPADKNQWPSLKLISKGNALRRVTI comes from the coding sequence ATGCAAGCGGAGGTTTGGGTATATGCGTGGAGACTTACATTCGGAGGTCGGCCTAGTCTGCCAAATGAATACCGAATTCAAATGACTTCGGTATCATCGCCGCTTAACTTGTCACCACAGCATACGCTTTTGCTAGGTTATGAACCAAACACTGGAGTATTTGCTGGATTTGATCTAACAAAGCACTCGACATTCACTCCGGGCTCATCTTCCGTTCAGATTGATATAGGAGTAGTACGCCGAGCGCTCGAAGACGGTCTCGCCTTTGATAGAAAGGGTAATGATGAGATTGCAGAGGGCATTCGTCCCGACCATCTGCTCTTTTATGCATTTCATAGTCAGGAACTTCACAAGGCCGGTGGCGATGCCCAGGCCCTGAAACTGCTTGAAAGAGTCGCCGAGCAGCACCAGCCAAAGCTTAAGGAACTCGAACCGGTGGCCGAAGAGCGGAAGAGAGTGGTTCGGCAAGTTGCAACGTATACAAGAGCGGCCAATTGTCGGCATACGGTCTGGACTGCTTATGGAAATCGGTGTGCCGTTACCAGGCTTCAGCTTAGGATCGTGGAGGCCGCGCACATTCTGCCTGTTTCTGAGGGTGCCGACAGCATCGACGCAGTGCAGAATGGGCTCGTGTTGTCCCCTAATTATCATAAGGCGTTTGACAGAGGATTGATTTTTCTGGACGACAAATCTTCGATGCGCATCAATAGTAAGATTGTCAGCGATCTCAGGGGTTTGGGCTTAGACGGCGGGCTGGCCGACTTTCAGATGCCATTGGGGAAAATTCATTTGCCTGCGGATAAGAATCAATGGCCAAGTCTCAAGCTTATTTCTAAGGGCAATGCGCTTCGTCGTGTAACGATTTAG